A single window of Archangium gephyra DNA harbors:
- a CDS encoding SDR family oxidoreductase — MRYAITGASRGLGLEFVRQLLNRGDTIEAGVRSPSEARQLQELVRGAEGRLRLHALDISDPQSVDTFAAAVGQGQPLDVLINNAGVYGKDGALTELDYASMANTFAVNTLGPLRLTAALLPALRRGSARRIIHITSHMGSIGDNGMGGSYAYRISKAALNMAMRNMHVDLHAEGFVTISMHPGWVQTDMGGPQAPLRPEESVRGMINVIDRLKAEDGGRFFSYQGQELPW; from the coding sequence ATGCGCTACGCCATTACCGGTGCCAGCAGAGGCCTGGGTCTCGAGTTCGTCCGTCAGCTTCTCAACCGTGGAGACACCATCGAAGCGGGGGTGCGTTCTCCCTCCGAAGCCCGTCAGCTCCAGGAGCTCGTCCGGGGTGCGGAGGGCCGGCTGCGGCTGCACGCGCTGGACATCTCCGACCCCCAGAGTGTGGACACCTTCGCCGCCGCGGTGGGGCAGGGTCAGCCGCTGGACGTGCTCATCAACAACGCGGGTGTCTACGGGAAGGATGGGGCGCTGACCGAGCTGGACTACGCGTCGATGGCCAACACCTTCGCCGTCAACACGCTGGGGCCCCTGCGGCTCACCGCGGCCCTGCTGCCGGCCCTGCGGCGCGGCTCGGCGCGGCGCATCATCCACATCACCTCGCACATGGGCTCCATCGGCGACAACGGGATGGGCGGCTCCTACGCCTACCGCATCTCCAAGGCCGCGCTGAACATGGCCATGCGCAACATGCACGTGGACCTGCACGCCGAGGGCTTCGTCACCATCTCCATGCACCCCGGCTGGGTGCAGACGGACATGGGCGGCCCCCAGGCGCCGCTGCGTCCCGAGGAGTCCGTGCGCGGGATGATCAACGTCATCGACCGGCTCAAGGCGGAGGACGGCGGCCGGTTCTTCAGCTACCAGGGGCAGGAGCTGCCCTGGTAG
- the pdxH gene encoding pyridoxamine 5'-phosphate oxidase produces the protein MELPQEPIQRFAALYEEAKRVIPVDPNAMTVASVGPEGRPSTRVVLLKDFDARGFVFYTNLESRKGRELLGHPWAALSFFWQPLERQVRIEGRVERVSDEEADAYFQSRPRGSQVGAWASLQSQTLPSREVLEERVEELTRRYEGKPVPRPPHWSGLRVVPDRIEFWHARPSRLHDRLVYVREGNGWRTEVLYP, from the coding sequence GTGGAACTTCCCCAAGAGCCCATCCAACGCTTCGCGGCCCTCTACGAGGAGGCGAAGCGCGTCATCCCCGTGGACCCCAACGCCATGACGGTGGCGTCGGTGGGGCCCGAGGGCAGGCCGTCCACGCGCGTGGTGCTGCTGAAGGACTTCGACGCGCGGGGCTTCGTCTTCTACACGAACCTGGAGAGCCGCAAGGGGCGGGAGCTGTTGGGCCACCCGTGGGCGGCCCTGAGCTTCTTCTGGCAGCCGCTGGAGCGGCAGGTCCGGATAGAGGGGCGCGTGGAGCGGGTGTCGGACGAGGAGGCGGATGCGTACTTCCAGAGCCGGCCCCGCGGCAGCCAGGTGGGCGCCTGGGCCAGCCTGCAGAGCCAGACGCTGCCGTCGCGCGAGGTGCTGGAGGAGCGGGTGGAGGAGCTCACCCGCAGGTACGAGGGCAAGCCGGTGCCCCGGCCGCCGCACTGGTCGGGCCTGAGGGTGGTGCCCGACCGCATCGAGTTCTGGCACGCGCGGCCGAGCCGGCTGCACGACCGGCTCGTCTACGTGCGCGAGGGCAACGGCTGGAGGACGGAAGTCCTCTACCCGTGA
- the glgA gene encoding glycogen synthase GlgA, whose protein sequence is MKILYVASEVAPFSKTGGLGDVAGALPAELAALGHEVKVVSPRYGSIKTDRLTPTGHHLELRFPFGVERGPILSLRPSPNLELLFLENEHYYNRGGIYGDRWGEFGDNHRRYAYLSIGALQAAQRLGFTPDIVHLNDWQTGLTAVALRRAFQATALGRARSVLTIHNLAYQGQFGKEIMGDLGLPWELFTAEQGLEFYDTVNFLKGAIQFSDALTTVSPTYAREIQQPEGGANLDGLLRRRQGVLSGILNGIDVHEWNPETDTYLPERYGADDLSGKAACRRELLRRFGLDPDTRAPVFGIVSRLAWQKGVDLLLEVMPQALQADIRFVAVGSGEGRYEDGLRTLQHHFPGQVGTFIGFDQGLSHLVEAGADFFIMPSRYEPCGLNQMYSLRYGTVPIVRATGGLVDTVDGSMEGDGILFEAFHPAALLAALRRAQALYAEPERLRAFRRRGMGRDFSWAASARRYERLFSSLLTQ, encoded by the coding sequence ATGAAGATTCTCTACGTGGCCTCCGAAGTCGCGCCCTTCTCCAAGACGGGCGGACTCGGGGACGTGGCGGGGGCGCTGCCCGCGGAGCTGGCGGCGCTCGGCCACGAGGTGAAGGTCGTCTCTCCCCGCTACGGCTCCATCAAGACGGATCGCCTCACCCCCACCGGCCACCACCTGGAGCTGCGCTTCCCCTTCGGCGTCGAGCGCGGACCCATCCTCTCGCTGCGCCCCTCGCCCAACCTGGAGCTGCTCTTCCTGGAGAACGAGCACTACTACAACCGGGGCGGCATCTACGGGGACAGGTGGGGCGAGTTCGGCGACAACCACCGCCGCTACGCCTATCTGTCCATCGGCGCGCTCCAGGCCGCCCAGCGCCTGGGCTTCACCCCGGACATCGTCCACCTCAACGACTGGCAGACGGGGTTGACGGCCGTGGCCCTCCGGCGCGCCTTCCAGGCCACGGCCCTGGGACGGGCCCGGAGCGTCCTCACCATCCACAACCTCGCCTACCAGGGCCAGTTCGGTAAGGAGATCATGGGAGACCTGGGGCTGCCCTGGGAGCTCTTCACCGCCGAGCAGGGGCTCGAGTTCTACGACACGGTCAACTTCCTCAAGGGGGCCATCCAGTTCTCCGATGCCCTCACCACCGTGTCGCCCACCTACGCCCGGGAGATCCAACAGCCGGAGGGGGGCGCCAACCTGGACGGGCTGCTGCGCCGGCGCCAGGGGGTGCTCTCCGGCATCCTCAACGGCATCGACGTGCACGAGTGGAACCCGGAGACGGACACGTACCTGCCGGAGCGCTACGGGGCGGACGACTTGTCGGGCAAGGCCGCGTGCCGGCGCGAGCTGCTGCGCCGCTTCGGGCTGGACCCGGACACGCGGGCCCCGGTGTTCGGCATCGTGTCGCGGCTGGCGTGGCAGAAGGGGGTGGACCTGCTGCTGGAGGTGATGCCGCAGGCGCTCCAGGCGGACATCCGCTTCGTGGCGGTGGGCAGCGGCGAGGGCCGCTACGAGGACGGGCTGCGCACCCTGCAGCACCACTTCCCCGGGCAGGTGGGGACGTTCATCGGCTTCGACCAGGGGCTGAGCCACCTGGTGGAGGCGGGGGCGGACTTCTTCATCATGCCCAGCCGCTACGAGCCGTGCGGGCTCAACCAGATGTACTCGCTGCGCTATGGGACGGTGCCCATCGTCCGGGCCACGGGAGGGCTGGTGGACACGGTGGATGGGAGCATGGAGGGGGATGGCATCCTCTTCGAGGCCTTCCACCCGGCGGCGCTGCTGGCGGCCCTGCGGCGGGCCCAGGCCCTCTACGCCGAGCCGGAGCGGCTGCGGGCCTTCCGGCGCCGGGGCATGGGCCGGGACTTCTCGTGGGCCGCGTCGGCGAGGCGGTACGAGCGGCTATTTTCCTCCTTGCTGACGCAATAA
- a CDS encoding serine/threonine protein kinase, whose protein sequence is MSQQAPDLGGYEVVGRLAVGGMAEVYQARAKPSTQRSPGEPEDVVLKRLLPTYRNDGAYVKAFVDEAKLTVRLRHPNIVRTFRLFKAGPDYLMVQELVSGRTLGFMQELLMKARTAMPPEAACYICWSMLKALDYIHRAKLGEGGGGGSIVHRDVNPSNILLSVAGDVKLTDFGVADVEGVTRGDSGALRGTLPYMSPEQVLGQTVDARSDLYSVGVILWELLANRRLHLADGEAEMMHRVRDARAPLLSTLAPELPDYAVQVARKALFADKSRRFQSATEFIRALEVLARRAGWPLSVEALKPLLGG, encoded by the coding sequence GTGTCGCAGCAAGCACCTGACCTGGGTGGGTATGAGGTCGTCGGCCGGCTCGCGGTTGGCGGGATGGCCGAGGTGTACCAGGCGCGGGCGAAGCCCAGCACGCAGCGCTCGCCGGGCGAGCCCGAGGACGTGGTGCTCAAGCGCCTGTTGCCCACGTACCGCAACGATGGCGCCTACGTGAAGGCCTTCGTCGACGAGGCGAAGCTCACCGTGCGCCTGCGCCATCCCAACATCGTCCGCACCTTCCGCCTCTTCAAGGCGGGGCCGGACTACCTGATGGTGCAGGAGCTGGTGTCGGGCCGGACGCTGGGCTTCATGCAGGAGCTGTTGATGAAGGCCCGGACGGCGATGCCGCCCGAGGCCGCCTGCTACATCTGCTGGAGCATGCTCAAGGCGCTGGACTACATCCACCGCGCGAAGCTGGGCGAGGGCGGGGGCGGGGGCAGCATCGTCCACCGCGACGTGAACCCGTCCAACATCCTCCTGAGCGTGGCCGGAGACGTGAAGCTCACCGACTTCGGCGTGGCGGACGTGGAGGGCGTGACGCGCGGGGACTCGGGCGCGCTGCGCGGCACGCTGCCGTACATGAGCCCGGAGCAGGTGCTGGGCCAGACGGTGGACGCGCGCAGCGACCTGTACTCGGTGGGTGTCATCCTCTGGGAGCTGCTGGCCAACCGGCGCCTGCACCTCGCGGACGGCGAGGCGGAGATGATGCACCGGGTGCGGGATGCGCGGGCGCCGCTGCTGTCCACGCTCGCGCCGGAGCTGCCGGACTACGCGGTGCAGGTGGCGCGCAAGGCGCTCTTCGCGGACAAGTCCCGCCGCTTCCAGTCGGCCACGGAGTTCATCCGCGCGCTGGAGGTGCTGGCGCGCCGCGCCGGGTGGCCGCTGTCGGTGGAGGCGCTCAAGCCCCTCCTGGGGGGCTGA
- a CDS encoding hemolysin family protein: protein MPPWVLWTACLALVLLRGFVAAAESALYGTSDLRAQELAKSTPKAGSRVLRHKTEREATATALRMGSVLCGFLAAAIGSFVPPQLLNFSRWGNAAWLDVATVLAGALLVGVLAALIEVTMRGLANAGPERWALRLSWLVSVLVFLFFPPMRLLMVPINLVARGFGRTLRFEPPPPPLEELEKLLAAQAAKEEVDQSAPQLIRSIFELSDKRCRDVMVPRTEVVCVDISIPPDQVLRLLAEENHSRIPVYRDDVDHILGVLHARDLIPLLQHPELIVVQDIIRPAHFVPWLKPIGDLLREMQRKKIHMAIVVDEYGGFMGIVTLEDILREIVGDIGDEFEVEEKQVEKQQDGSFLVDAALEVDRFTQAFGFSLPDGDFDTLGGFLSSMAGHLPDVGERFTYNGWAFTVHAKEGARVDRVRMTKLKTPSKEPAPPKDSAGKESAGQELKA, encoded by the coding sequence ATGCCACCCTGGGTCCTTTGGACCGCCTGCCTGGCCCTCGTCCTCCTCCGGGGCTTCGTCGCCGCCGCCGAATCCGCCCTCTACGGCACCTCCGACCTGCGTGCCCAGGAGCTGGCGAAGTCCACTCCGAAAGCCGGCAGCCGGGTGCTGCGCCACAAGACGGAGCGCGAGGCCACCGCCACGGCCCTGCGCATGGGCAGCGTGCTGTGCGGCTTCCTCGCCGCCGCCATCGGCTCCTTCGTGCCCCCGCAGCTGCTCAACTTCAGCCGCTGGGGCAATGCCGCCTGGCTGGACGTGGCCACCGTGCTCGCCGGCGCCCTGCTGGTGGGCGTGCTCGCCGCCCTCATCGAGGTGACGATGCGCGGCCTGGCCAACGCCGGCCCCGAGCGCTGGGCGCTGCGCCTGTCCTGGCTCGTCTCGGTGCTCGTCTTCCTCTTCTTCCCGCCCATGCGCCTGCTCATGGTGCCCATCAACCTCGTGGCCCGGGGCTTCGGCCGCACCCTGCGCTTCGAGCCCCCGCCTCCGCCGCTCGAGGAGTTGGAGAAGCTGCTCGCCGCCCAGGCGGCCAAGGAAGAGGTGGACCAGAGCGCCCCCCAGCTCATCCGCTCCATCTTCGAGTTGTCCGACAAGCGCTGCCGAGACGTGATGGTGCCCCGCACCGAGGTGGTGTGCGTGGACATCTCCATCCCGCCCGACCAGGTGCTGCGCCTGCTCGCCGAGGAGAACCACTCGCGCATCCCCGTCTACCGGGATGACGTGGACCACATCCTCGGCGTGCTGCACGCGCGCGACCTGATTCCGCTGCTCCAGCACCCCGAGCTCATCGTCGTGCAGGACATCATCCGTCCGGCCCACTTCGTGCCGTGGCTCAAGCCGATTGGAGATCTGCTGCGCGAGATGCAGCGCAAGAAGATCCACATGGCCATCGTCGTGGACGAGTACGGCGGCTTCATGGGGATCGTCACGCTGGAGGACATCCTCCGGGAGATCGTCGGCGACATCGGCGACGAGTTCGAGGTGGAGGAGAAGCAGGTGGAGAAGCAGCAGGACGGGAGCTTCCTGGTGGACGCCGCCCTGGAGGTGGACCGCTTCACCCAGGCCTTCGGCTTCTCGCTGCCGGACGGCGACTTCGACACGCTGGGCGGCTTCCTGTCGTCGATGGCCGGGCACCTGCCGGACGTGGGCGAGCGCTTCACCTACAACGGCTGGGCCTTCACCGTGCACGCCAAGGAAGGCGCGCGCGTCGACCGGGTGCGGATGACGAAGCTCAAGACGCCCAGCAAGGAGCCCGCGCCGCCCAAGGACTCCGCCGGCAAGGAGTCCGCGGGCCAGGAGCTCAAGGCCTGA
- a CDS encoding pilus assembly protein N-terminal domain-containing protein: MRPPVSRRALPLFAFLAALLLALSPLQASAWPVDLVMPLEPGKERFHKLSVVDFVEVEDPSLATAEVLEGSNELLLTGLKPGRTLLLLYAEGKFAVWRLVVGTPPEPLPAQEPLVAAARKACPGLKVANGAERGLTAEVKDARCREALRSLLKTDAYLARELELTFELPLLQEQLTALTPVLKGLGLTVSYRGAGLVLEGTSTPEGHRKALWELFRQSVGRVPLEDRVTVQRPAPRDAGTPAE; encoded by the coding sequence ATGCGTCCACCAGTGAGCCGCAGGGCCCTTCCATTGTTCGCCTTCCTGGCCGCCCTCCTGCTGGCGCTGTCCCCCCTCCAGGCCTCGGCCTGGCCGGTGGACCTGGTGATGCCGCTGGAGCCGGGCAAGGAGCGCTTCCACAAGTTGAGCGTGGTGGACTTCGTGGAGGTGGAGGACCCCTCCCTCGCCACCGCCGAGGTGCTCGAGGGCAGCAACGAGCTGCTGCTCACGGGGCTCAAGCCCGGGCGCACGTTGCTGCTGCTGTACGCGGAGGGGAAGTTCGCCGTGTGGCGCCTGGTGGTGGGCACGCCCCCCGAGCCCCTGCCCGCCCAGGAGCCCCTGGTGGCCGCGGCGCGCAAGGCCTGCCCGGGACTCAAGGTGGCCAACGGGGCCGAGCGGGGCCTGACGGCCGAGGTGAAGGACGCGCGCTGCCGCGAGGCCCTGCGCTCGCTGCTGAAGACGGACGCGTACCTGGCGCGCGAGCTGGAGCTGACCTTCGAGCTGCCCCTGCTCCAGGAGCAGCTCACCGCCCTGACGCCGGTGTTGAAGGGCCTGGGCCTCACCGTGAGCTACCGCGGGGCGGGGCTGGTGCTGGAGGGCACGAGCACTCCGGAGGGCCACCGCAAGGCGCTCTGGGAGTTGTTCCGCCAGTCCGTGGGCCGCGTCCCGCTGGAGGACCGCGTCACCGTGCAGCGGCCCGCGCCCCGTGACGCCGGCACCCCCGCGGAGTGA
- a CDS encoding DUF2381 family protein, with amino-acid sequence MFAPSIAAFLMLLLAGTSATAQTCPPPGEAEGRCIELTADGTNEVSEVQISPGQPTTFSFDSDVRADGMTLENRERFKVAPGQRLITLEPSEKMRGEKLSTLTVCFADGEVPPCMTFRLVVHPAIGERRVEIFRHSRPVESIQADLKKSYEENARLRAEIQRLRAERDNPDGLTGLLASGMMSEKGIPCSTVRVVQRPGNALSARGVTTCRARRRMAVRFDLRNEGTAPWTAQGAKLVGPKGEELEGSVWPQKPVLLGEPLTLYIEVRAEDVRTTGPFVLKLWQANGLSTVTLGSVTFPALTEGPGL; translated from the coding sequence GTGTTCGCTCCGTCGATTGCTGCGTTCCTGATGCTGCTTCTCGCGGGGACTTCCGCCACCGCGCAGACATGTCCTCCTCCCGGGGAAGCGGAAGGTCGCTGCATCGAATTGACGGCGGACGGGACCAACGAGGTCTCCGAGGTACAGATCAGCCCAGGACAGCCCACCACATTCAGCTTTGATTCGGACGTTCGCGCGGACGGGATGACGCTGGAGAACCGAGAGCGCTTCAAGGTAGCGCCTGGACAGCGCCTCATCACACTCGAACCCTCGGAGAAGATGCGCGGCGAGAAGCTCAGCACACTGACGGTGTGTTTCGCTGATGGTGAGGTTCCGCCCTGCATGACCTTCCGGCTGGTCGTTCATCCGGCGATTGGCGAGCGCCGAGTGGAGATCTTCCGCCACTCGCGTCCGGTGGAGTCCATCCAAGCCGACTTGAAGAAGTCCTACGAGGAGAACGCGAGGTTGCGCGCAGAGATCCAACGGCTGCGTGCGGAACGAGACAACCCAGACGGACTCACTGGCTTGCTCGCTTCTGGCATGATGAGCGAGAAGGGCATCCCCTGCTCAACGGTTCGTGTCGTGCAGCGTCCGGGAAATGCGCTGTCCGCGCGAGGTGTCACCACCTGCCGTGCTCGAAGGCGGATGGCGGTGCGCTTCGATTTGAGAAACGAGGGCACGGCCCCCTGGACTGCGCAAGGAGCGAAGCTCGTGGGTCCGAAGGGTGAAGAACTGGAGGGGTCCGTCTGGCCTCAAAAGCCCGTTCTCTTAGGTGAACCGCTCACTCTCTACATCGAAGTGCGGGCTGAGGACGTGCGAACCACTGGTCCCTTTGTCCTGAAGCTCTGGCAAGCGAATGGACTGAGTACCGTCACACTCGGCAGCGTGACCTTCCCGGCTCTGACTGAGGGGCCGGGGCTTTGA
- a CDS encoding serine/threonine protein kinase gives MGLAYRLPEIGEMVGDYRILEKLGSGSYGHVYKAEQSGGFYAVKILRGRLLHDRAKREIGILNHLEHPDVVRFFGCGYWPDPIIGHSYIVMGFAGGRTLETYASEENPSARRSARIVLDIGLTLGEVLRQGVMHRDLKPDNVIIRDGNARPLLIDFGVGTLMGAPAITTSRLPPGTIEFRAPEAWSFSRENDSASYDYGPSDELWALAVSFYWLLTDILPFGDREDEEEGGLAERILHQMPVTPHVLNPRVPRALSDICMRMLEKDPAARYGSVVEFCAALDAAMAEAEADASWDLPLFEPGESHNRTTEEDPALVDVADSKRWLRRWLKKERQRGRKPPEKALVPEIEVLASGPEQKTPAVAVMPALEPVPSEPAPPPASQAPAPFEAPREAAAPAPPVARRRSRFAAAAGGAAVVLGAFLFAMSLLTRSGAGPLDASSEATPTRQAESGREVAPSVKPLDPPGGEGAEPTMGSISAPVMITMLRKDDSSEKKTKVLGRAAKVIGTGLVCNALAGCPPPQQVRPTPQPASCPAGAVEAMADKLGVRSGETVSAYLDLEGFAEDISVHDGPTSAQLGPRQPGESGGRIFLSGTLTIGEDRVYGRFTEARDLKGDGQPFPVCFEMWDSLKGGKGAIRERNGGLDSARIYSTVRVKAVRSFE, from the coding sequence GTGGGATTGGCCTACAGGCTGCCGGAAATCGGAGAGATGGTCGGGGACTACCGAATCCTTGAGAAGCTCGGCAGCGGTAGCTACGGCCATGTCTACAAGGCCGAACAGTCCGGGGGCTTCTACGCCGTCAAGATCCTCCGGGGCCGACTGTTGCACGACCGAGCCAAACGCGAGATCGGCATCCTGAACCATCTGGAACATCCTGATGTCGTCCGCTTCTTTGGGTGCGGCTATTGGCCTGACCCCATTATCGGGCACTCGTACATCGTGATGGGGTTTGCCGGGGGCCGGACACTGGAGACGTATGCCTCGGAGGAGAATCCCTCGGCTCGTAGGTCCGCGCGCATCGTGCTGGATATCGGGCTGACGCTCGGGGAAGTCCTCCGGCAAGGCGTCATGCACAGGGACCTCAAGCCGGACAACGTCATTATCCGGGATGGGAACGCGAGACCGCTCCTGATCGATTTCGGAGTGGGCACTCTGATGGGGGCTCCGGCCATCACCACTTCACGTCTTCCGCCTGGAACCATCGAGTTCCGCGCGCCCGAGGCGTGGAGCTTCAGCAGAGAGAACGACTCCGCGAGCTACGACTACGGCCCATCGGATGAGCTTTGGGCCCTCGCAGTGTCGTTCTATTGGCTGCTGACGGACATCCTTCCGTTTGGGGACCGGGAGGACGAAGAAGAGGGAGGACTTGCAGAGCGAATCCTTCACCAGATGCCTGTAACGCCGCACGTTCTCAACCCACGAGTCCCGCGAGCGCTCTCCGACATCTGCATGCGGATGTTGGAGAAGGACCCGGCGGCACGCTACGGGAGCGTGGTCGAGTTCTGCGCGGCGCTTGATGCAGCCATGGCCGAGGCCGAGGCTGACGCAAGTTGGGATCTCCCGCTATTCGAGCCAGGCGAATCCCACAACAGGACGACCGAGGAGGATCCAGCGCTGGTGGATGTGGCCGACTCGAAGCGCTGGCTCCGGCGCTGGCTGAAGAAAGAGCGGCAGAGAGGCCGGAAGCCACCGGAGAAGGCTCTTGTTCCCGAGATCGAAGTTCTCGCTTCCGGCCCAGAACAGAAGACGCCTGCTGTTGCTGTGATGCCTGCGCTGGAGCCGGTTCCATCGGAGCCGGCTCCGCCACCAGCATCTCAAGCCCCGGCCCCTTTTGAAGCGCCGCGAGAGGCAGCAGCTCCGGCCCCTCCAGTCGCGCGCCGTCGCTCTCGCTTCGCAGCAGCAGCGGGGGGCGCGGCTGTGGTGCTCGGCGCGTTCCTGTTCGCCATGTCGCTGCTCACGCGCTCTGGGGCGGGTCCACTCGATGCGTCGTCCGAGGCTACTCCCACTCGACAAGCCGAGTCCGGTCGTGAAGTGGCGCCATCCGTGAAGCCGCTGGATCCTCCGGGTGGAGAAGGCGCCGAGCCCACAATGGGCTCCATCTCTGCGCCTGTTATGATCACGATGCTTCGCAAGGACGACAGCAGCGAGAAGAAGACGAAGGTTCTCGGACGCGCAGCCAAGGTCATCGGTACAGGCTTGGTTTGCAATGCGCTGGCGGGCTGTCCGCCCCCCCAACAAGTGCGGCCGACTCCGCAACCTGCTTCGTGTCCGGCGGGTGCGGTCGAGGCCATGGCCGACAAGCTCGGCGTCCGCAGCGGGGAAACGGTTTCGGCATACCTTGACCTCGAAGGATTCGCCGAGGACATCAGCGTCCACGACGGCCCCACCTCCGCCCAGTTGGGACCCCGCCAACCGGGTGAATCAGGAGGCCGCATCTTCCTGTCCGGAACACTCACCATCGGAGAGGATCGCGTGTACGGGCGATTCACCGAAGCGCGCGACCTGAAGGGAGACGGCCAGCCGTTTCCGGTGTGCTTTGAGATGTGGGACTCGTTGAAGGGTGGGAAAGGTGCCATCCGGGAACGCAACGGCGGCTTGGATTCTGCTCGCATCTACTCCACGGTGCGTGTGAAGGCCGTACGTAGCTTCGAGTGA
- a CDS encoding helix-turn-helix domain-containing protein, whose protein sequence is MDEELQRSLGEVARAARERLGLTQAQVAQKVGLVPGVYGRIERGDMMPSVPSLRRISLVLGISSDALLGVSPSQVAATVDDALPEENLSSELRRIVHQLRTWSPKRLRVLSKVLTVLASSFED, encoded by the coding sequence ATGGACGAAGAACTTCAGCGCTCCCTCGGAGAAGTGGCTCGCGCAGCCCGGGAACGCCTCGGTCTCACACAGGCCCAAGTTGCCCAAAAGGTGGGGCTCGTTCCAGGCGTCTACGGACGGATCGAACGTGGCGACATGATGCCGTCCGTCCCGAGCTTGAGGCGGATCAGCCTCGTCCTCGGTATCTCGTCCGATGCGCTGCTGGGAGTGAGCCCTTCTCAGGTTGCGGCCACGGTGGATGACGCTCTCCCAGAAGAGAACCTCTCGTCGGAGCTGCGACGCATCGTCCACCAGCTCCGGACGTGGTCGCCGAAGCGGCTCAGGGTGCTTAGCAAGGTGCTGACCGTACTTGCTTCCTCCTTCGAGGATTGA
- a CDS encoding helix-turn-helix domain-containing protein, producing MTDRQNEKKKLMAHLAAVVRDARKRAELTQADVAERVGVVTEVFGRLERGYLLPSVPTLRKLCRALGVDANAILGLDAEKAPLLKAPEREADDPPELRRLVRTLRRMDSAQLAVMSSTANALMRHTAQQPDDQTK from the coding sequence ATGACGGACAGGCAGAATGAGAAAAAGAAATTGATGGCCCACCTGGCAGCGGTCGTGCGCGACGCACGCAAGAGGGCTGAGCTGACTCAGGCTGATGTCGCGGAGCGCGTTGGGGTCGTCACCGAGGTATTTGGGCGGCTGGAGCGAGGATACCTACTCCCGAGCGTTCCTACCCTCCGCAAGCTATGCCGCGCCTTGGGTGTGGATGCTAACGCCATCTTGGGGCTCGACGCCGAGAAGGCGCCATTGCTGAAGGCTCCTGAACGCGAGGCAGATGATCCACCCGAATTGCGCCGATTGGTAAGAACGCTTCGCCGCATGGATTCTGCACAGCTTGCGGTGATGAGCAGCACCGCCAATGCGCTGATGAGACACACGGCACAACAGCCAGATGATCAAACCAAGTAG
- a CDS encoding serine/threonine-protein kinase — protein sequence MAEFDTPPTDTGPFTFESDGFHYEVLRSVLEHVDYDTLWLARRRPMKEKAPRRLVVLKQVEVPEGREGRTRAIEEVQLAEHLHHPGLARVFRLAEHQGAPFVVMEHTPGAFLATVIGSALLLGRRLSPALAAFIAAEVANALDYAHHCEDDRGRPLHIIHRAVGPMTVRIGSNGRVKLTNFGAAFSELLGRVPTPPKVLRGNFAYAAPEIIRSISEKGRAGLLSPKGIDSRADIFSLGLVLLEIFAGNHPLDPLDTLPSEVSKRALRLVSGVRAEHSAWASIEVLADRLLRFGPEDVERIAYKAPAPLKQVAHRALRIDPAERYQSAAEMRDDLRAYLRSLRQPFGAPEAAAELADILKKASALKRKDAHPVEMGVLPWPKAVNIR from the coding sequence ATGGCCGAATTCGACACCCCGCCCACGGACACAGGGCCCTTCACCTTCGAGTCGGACGGGTTCCACTACGAGGTGCTTCGCTCTGTCCTCGAACACGTGGACTACGACACTCTGTGGCTGGCGAGACGTAGGCCCATGAAGGAGAAGGCGCCCCGAAGGCTCGTTGTCCTGAAGCAGGTAGAAGTCCCCGAAGGGCGTGAGGGCCGCACACGGGCAATAGAGGAAGTTCAGCTCGCCGAGCACCTTCATCATCCTGGGCTCGCCCGCGTCTTCAGACTCGCGGAGCATCAGGGCGCCCCGTTCGTGGTGATGGAGCACACGCCAGGAGCCTTCCTGGCCACTGTCATCGGCTCCGCGCTGTTGCTGGGCCGCAGGCTCTCGCCTGCCCTCGCCGCCTTCATCGCTGCTGAAGTAGCCAACGCCCTCGACTACGCCCACCACTGCGAGGATGACCGAGGCCGCCCGCTTCACATCATTCACCGTGCCGTGGGTCCCATGACCGTTCGCATTGGGAGCAACGGTCGCGTGAAGCTCACGAATTTTGGTGCCGCGTTCTCCGAGCTGTTGGGCCGCGTGCCCACGCCACCGAAGGTGCTCCGAGGGAACTTCGCCTACGCGGCTCCGGAGATCATTCGCTCCATCTCCGAAAAGGGCCGAGCCGGTCTTCTCTCTCCCAAGGGCATCGACAGCAGGGCGGACATCTTCTCGCTCGGGCTCGTGCTGCTGGAGATCTTCGCGGGGAATCATCCGCTCGACCCTCTGGACACGCTTCCATCCGAGGTGTCCAAGCGCGCGCTTCGACTCGTCTCGGGAGTGAGGGCAGAACACTCCGCATGGGCCTCCATCGAGGTACTTGCGGATCGTCTGCTGCGATTCGGTCCCGAGGACGTGGAACGCATCGCTTACAAAGCCCCGGCCCCTCTGAAACAGGTAGCTCACCGGGCTCTTCGGATTGACCCTGCGGAGCGTTACCAATCGGCTGCTGAGATGCGTGACGATCTGCGCGCGTATCTGCGCAGTCTCCGCCAGCCCTTCGGCGCTCCCGAGGCCGCTGCGGAACTGGCCGACATCCTCAAGAAAGCATCTGCCCTCAAGCGGAAGGATGCGCACCCTGTCGAGATGGGGGTCCTCCCGTGGCCGAAGGCTGTGAACATCCGGTAA